The following is a genomic window from Verrucomicrobiia bacterium.
AGCGGGGCAGGCCGGGTAATATCGCGGGGCGATACCGCCGCATCAGCCGCTCCACCACCTCCAGACCATCCCGGCAGGTGCCGGGCCCCTGACCGATAATGTCGGTGGACACCCGTTTGCCGCCTTCAAAAACCTCCACGCAGGAGCCCGTTTGCTTGATGACGGCCCGCGGATTGCACCCCACAAAGGAATAGCGGCCCAAATGTTCCCCCCCCTCCACCGACTCAAAAAGGAACGATTCCCCTTGGCCGCGGATTTTATGATAGGCGGACAGCGGGGTCTCAAAATCAGCCAGCAGGCGGCGGGTGACCGGAATTAAATTGGCCTCGCGCGCCAGCACTTCAAACTCTGCCAGGGTGGGGGTATGCATACCAGGCAATATGACACACGGGCTGATGATCCTGCCCCCTTCCACGGGGCGGGGCCGCTCCATGAAACGATGCTTCATCATCCGCCACTGCGGTTATATTAGTGCGATCTGCCGCGCCTGGCCAGCGGTAAAAAAATGCGTGACGGGAACTCAGCTTAATGGTACAAAATAGGTTTTTCCCGGATCAATGGCCGGGCTGGTTTGGGAATGGGGATTTAGGGCTCATTCAGGCCCCTTAGCCGGAGAATGGGTATGCGACATTTGCTGACTTTAGAGGGACTGGCGCTGGAGGACATAAACTGGATCCTGGCGCAGTCCGCCGATTTCAAACGCCTGCGGGGCAGCCATGCGCGTCCGTTGACCGGACAAACATGGGCCATGCTGTTTGCCAAGTCCTCCACGCGCACCCGCGTCTCTTTCGAAGTGGGCATTCATGAGTTGGGCGGCCGCCCCCTCTTTCTCAACGCCATGGATATTCAACTGGGCCGTGGCGAACCCGTCAAAGATACCGCCCGCGTCTTGGGCCGCATGGTCCACGGCGCGGTCATCCGCACCTACGCGCAGCGCGATGTTGAGGAATTTGCCCGTTACGCGCAGATTCCCACCATCAACGCCTTGACCGATGAAGAGCATCCCTGCCAGGTGCTCACTGATGTCTTCACCTTTCAGGAGAAACGGGGCCCCATTCAAGGACGGGTGGTCACTTTCATCGGCGATGGCGCCTCCAACATGGCCAATTCCTGGATTTTTGCCGCCGCCAAACTGGGCTTTGAGCTGCGCATCGCCGCTCCCAAAGCCTTTCAGCCCGCGCCGGCCATCCTCCAGCGCGCCGGTGGCCGGGTGGTGGTAACCGAGAACGTGGCCGAGGCTGCCGCTGGCAGTGATCTGCTCTACACCGATGTCTGGGTCTCCATGGGCAAGGAAGCTGAGGCCGCCGAACGCATCAAGCTGCTCACCGGCTACCAGATCAATGCCGCCGTGGTGCGCGCGGCCAATCCCGGCGCCCTGGTCATGCACTGCCTGCCGGCTTATCGCGGCAAGGAAATTGACGAAGACACCTTTGAAGCCCACGCCGGCACCATCTTTGACGAGGCCGAAAACCGCCTCCACGTCCAGAAAGCCATTCTAGCCTGGTTGGTGGCCAAATAATCAAGCCACCGCGCCCGTCTCCCATTGCCAGCGCAACAGCCGCCGGCTTTGCGCTTGCACCTTGAACGGCTCCGCAATCCGGCAGCCTTCCACCCAGAAAATGCGGCCATCCGCTGCCACGGCCACCAGCCGCCGGCGCCGTTCGGCGGCCGGTACTTTCAGATTCACAAAGAAATCCTGCAGCTTCATCTCCGCCTTCGCCCCAATCGGCCAGTACCGATCCCCCGGCTGCCAATACCGCAACCCAATCCAGCCCCCAATCCTTTCCGCGTCAAACCACTCCACCCCGCGCTGAAACGCAGGGGCTTCTCCCGCCTTGCGATCGCGGATCTCCCATCTCAGGGTGTGGTTTTGCCATCGGATCTCCCCGCCGGCAGAAAGCTGCAAATGCAGCCGCTCAGGCGCATGCGCCAAAGACTCGGGCTCTGCCAGCCTGTGCAGATTGAGTTGGGCATCCGCCTGCACCCGCCGGCCTCCCGTCACCATGATCGGCTCTCTCGGATGCCGCCGCAAAAACTCAATCAGCTCAAAGTGCGGCTCCACCCCCAGCCGAATCAGCTCCCGCGCCAGATGCCGCCGCTGCAGGGCCAATGGCCATTGAGCGGGTGGGGCATCACCCCGCTGGGC
Proteins encoded in this region:
- the argF gene encoding ornithine carbamoyltransferase, translating into MRHLLTLEGLALEDINWILAQSADFKRLRGSHARPLTGQTWAMLFAKSSTRTRVSFEVGIHELGGRPLFLNAMDIQLGRGEPVKDTARVLGRMVHGAVIRTYAQRDVEEFARYAQIPTINALTDEEHPCQVLTDVFTFQEKRGPIQGRVVTFIGDGASNMANSWIFAAAKLGFELRIAAPKAFQPAPAILQRAGGRVVVTENVAEAAAGSDLLYTDVWVSMGKEAEAAERIKLLTGYQINAAVVRAANPGALVMHCLPAYRGKEIDEDTFEAHAGTIFDEAENRLHVQKAILAWLVAK